The following nucleotide sequence is from Choristoneura fumiferana chromosome 22, NRCan_CFum_1, whole genome shotgun sequence.
CCCCTGTCGCTGATATCTGTAACAAATTGTATTGATTTATAGTCAACtatacttttttaatagttGTCCTTTAATATGAATCCGCTCTCTCCTCTTGCACATCAAACTGTACATAATTACGAGTATGTTCACACAAGTCCAATCCAGGCCGAGAACACTCTCTCGCTCGGAGTGCTCGGTTCGTGTGTACTATGTGACGAGTACTCGGCCTAGTACTCGGCCGAGCAAAATGGCGAGCGAGCCACTCGGACCCTGGTTTGTTTACAAGGCCGAGTGCCCACCCCCGCAACTCCTCTCAGCATACCCGGCGCCGACTCGCTCGCCACTCGGCAGGTATGAACTCGTTCACTCGCCACTCGCCAGTCAGTAGCGTCGTCGTAGCGAGCGGCCGCGCAACCGCGTATTGGCCACGAAAATCAAAATGCGTGTAAACACCTACTCGCCCACCCTATTCTCTCGGCCGAGTACCAATTTGCTGTCTCGCCATgctactcggtacgtgtgatcagggcatAAACTACGTTACTTCTCATAATAATTTATCACTGCCTTATAgcgcgtttttagggttccttacccaaagggtgccaatgcCAACGgactattactgagactccgctgtcagcctgtccgtccgtcagtcacagggctctatctatCTTttgagtcgttatagttagacACTAGAAATTTTCAcaggttatgtattactgtggccgctacaacaacaaatactaaaaacagaatataataaatataagagCGGATCCCAATCAttaaacgtgattgttttgccgttttttgcttgatattaataacggcaacaggtgtcacccttgaaatattcacagaatcttgaGTTacataatcactttaaaaataaaaaataaattaaaaaaatatatttttttttggggctcccatacaacaaatttgtttttttattgctaatgtctcatgttgtatagataatggtacggaacccttcgtgcgtgagtccgactcgcacttggccggtttattgtTCTGtgtaataggtacttacactGGTTGGTCCACCAATCTGCTTGCTCACATCCAAAGCCGCATTAGCGTTGTCGTTGGACCACTTCAAGGTCCCTCCAAGATGGCTGCTGTCGCCATTGGGGCTGAGGACCCTTGTACCTTGGGCCTGTCCTTCAAGTTTGCCACGAGCATCGTTGAAGATGACTTGCTTGTAACCTGCCTGCCCCTGGAACGAAAGGTCTTTCAAAATCTGAAGAATAAAGGAACAACCCAGAAAAAGGCCAATTTAGAAGCCCTTAACTGGAAAACTGGATCTGGActggttaactggaagagatccttgGCTGGATGTTTGCCTTGGTACATCTTGTTATcctgttttcttttaatttagtgtgttttatgtacaataaagagttttacaatacaatacaatacttgtaaTAGACGAACTTGTATGATAAGATGCATGCGTGTAATTTGAAACGATAAAAATGTGTAAGGATTATAATAGGTAAGTAGTTTGAAATTCTGTAGTGTATGCCTACACCAATTAGAAACAAATATCAATTGAGTATGCttgtataattatgtaatagCCTAAATCGAAAAGCATCTTTTGCACGAACAGCACGTTGCCAATGATAGAGGCAACTGTGGTTGTCGCCATCTATCAACGGCAACCGTCGATTTGTTAGAAATTGACGATACTCCTAGTTAGCCCCTGCACTACAAACACATCATAGAGCAAAGGCAATAGTCGGAAGAATTGCAAAATTTTAGTAGCAGTGAGCAGGGCATATTGCTCGAAGAACACTAGTTCTTCGAACAGTTACGGCCACTAGGCCGTTATAGACAAAGTATTCCTGAATGGCAACAAATTAGGTGTTTTACAATGGACTAAAATGTCTTAGTGAACGTCATAAAAATCTAAAGGGTTGTTTTTTGGGGGAGGTTTATTGCCAGCGGTGGACCTCTTTCGGCCGACAACGATGTTAATGATGGATTTTAAATTAACAGTCTTAACAATCGTTAATGAGTATGAAGGTAATACTTACAAATAGTGCTTGGTCAGTGCTGCCTAAAGTACCGAAGACCTTTCCGTTGCCAATTTGTTTATTCCATGTGATATCATTTGGTTTACCGCTCAATCCTGGCCCAAATCTGCAGGCAAAAACGTAAAACGTATTATTTAGCataaaacttaaacttaaactttaaactgtttatttcaataaaaattgcataattacttgattaaccttagcttctaatcttaaattaaaaagattttttgagaaAGAGTAACCAAGCATACTTCCACCTACACACGCACAAACtttgaatccatactaatatcttaaatgcgaaagtgtgtgtttgtatgtttgtgtgtatgtaagtccgtctttcacgtcgaagcggagcaacggatcaacgtgatttttggtctagagatagtttatgggccagagagtgacataggctactttttaccccggaaaatttacagttcccgggggaacagcgtgcgataaccggaTTCGCGGAAACGCGgaaaaaagctagtttataataattagggaccagaattttgcgtgcggctattgacatattgtagggagagagcaccgcttttatCGATGTTACGACAAAtcaatagttattttaatttatgcttttattaaataaaacctcacATTTTTTGATGATACGTACTTACTTAGCGGTcaatgataaaaaaagtttaatccGTTTAATTTGCTTTATTGAAGAAATCATTCTAATTAcgaatacctttatattttttaacttcagaaaatattgaaaatacaaactgaaatatagatgcacagaaaaaccagaaaaataagaccagcactgggaatcgaacccaagtcctcggtattccgtaccgcgtgctataccgctacaccactgctggtcaacggcacaacacgaatttcccctatgcaccacatatctcagcttgtttgtttcttatttagccacttaagcagtgacgctagcgacatctataccgtagtcGAGAAACTTCAGAAAATATTCCTCTGACACCACTTAACGTTAGGTGTTTGCTTAgcctttgataaaataaaagagaaaatattattttgtattccttcagtagccaatttaaagtattttataataatatttcaaggaaaattatatttacaattatgtattaaagttacgacataaatttaaaaaaaaactatcgatcTGTCGATaaaatcgataaaaagcggtgctctctccctacaatctgtcaatagccgcacgcaaaattctggaccctaataataatagtaggtagTTGCCTAGTTGGTACCTGTCTTTGAAGTACAGTCGGCATAGCACTGGATCCAAATCACACctgcaaaatacaaaaatgaataaACATGATGGTTTTATAAAGAATTTATGTTAATCACCTAGGTGACAACACCTCCAGAAACCCAGAAAATTTAGGATGTGGGAtagttttattccggaaaatagTGCGCGTGAGATAGCAAGAATAATCGTCGAGTTCTCGGAAAACAGgaagtaaattttatattaatatcttACATATTCTTTTCACTTTGGGTCCATTTAGCCGAAGTAGCGACGCTCACTAAAGCCGCTAGGGAAACAAAGGTGTACTGCATTTTTAGCTGAAATAAACAAAACGCACTTCTCATCTGGTCTTAAGTCCTACTACTGGGCAcaagtctcctctcagaatgagagcccCTGGAATGTAGTACCCACGCGAGCTCTATGTGGGCTGGACACTTAATACATTGTTTTGCTTCGCGAGTGCATTAAAAGGCGtttgtagttttatttactgtaaaacccgtgacaaatttcaaattcaatattgtacagtcaagggcaaagatatcgacacggccaaagttgcaaaaatatgtacacacgactttatgtacttaatattaaggccgtgtatacatatttttgcaactttggccgtgtcgatatctttgcctttgactgtacatgcatGACTGTCGAAAAAAATTGAGCTCGAGCCCACCATAATTTTAGGAAATCTGTCGAATTTTAAGTCACTATATTTTTGTTAAGTAGTGTTTTTTAcaagtcatttatttattaaaagtataacctaacgaacaaaaagttggaaaaccctcgactttgtcactttaaagtacaatatctcaaaaacggctgaactgattttgataaaacatgtctaagatccatcgctagaaaacctgctttcaaataaaaaacagctacggtgccacagacagacagacacacacacagacatacagacacacatagcggtcagacTTATGacacccctgtttttgcgttgggtgttgaaaattaaaaaaaaacttacttaccCTGATGACTTTGAAACGTCTTCACAGAATGAGATCTTTTCCGAAGTAAAAACAAATCATAAATACAGTCATTTATATGAGGGATCGAGCAGAACGGTGAAGCCCCTAGGTCAAGGTAATATGCGCACACGCAGCATGGAGTGACGTAGCTTATACCAAGGGGAAAAACATAATCCTAGTTATCCTGTTTGACATTAGATAAgagaaatgaactaaaaacgaTAAATTttctcacctgcgaccttatgtcAGCCGATAGCTACTTCTGTGTAACAActtatgtgtgttcatgcagctccagccacctccgcaaagtaacgcctgattcaataaattatttcataaaataacatCACAATGAATTTAAGTGACACATGGCATACACACAGAAGAAAATCACGATCAAGTCACAGAATCTATACTAATAAGGTAgctaaagaggaaagatttgtatttttgtacgtTTGTTACGAATAATATCGAAAACTGCTAAACTGATTTCAAAAACTCTAACCATTAGAatgctacattatccctgagtAACACAGGCTATATTtgttaacagaaaaaattagggatCCTTACtcaaacttcaataatgtaactaaaggtgtaataaaaattagccatacaatgttttattaaccgacaaaaaaaacggaggaggctctcaagtcgacgcgtgaccacgcataactttttacagagtagtccgattttgatagttatttttttattggatagcgTATACctcgaagttcatatcatatttaaatttggaaaaaaaaatcttatctcaagggtgggaaaaaagtcCGGTAGAGTTGGTCCTGCTATTGTATATGCATTGACAGCGCGGGCGCAGCGGGGCCGCGGGTTAGtcagaaaatacataaaaatgcCCGATTCACACACCTTAATATGACAACTAAACACAATAATACAACATAAAAACCCTCACTGCATCACATGCACAAAAGTCTATATCACtgtgcgaaaaaaaaaattgcttgacGTGGCGCTGGTGCAAGACAAGTTTATGCAGGTTATTGGTTAAGTATCTACTAGACTAGTGAGACAGTCACTGTTTtggacttcatcatcatcatcacatcaatCGTAGGACGATCATTGTTGGACATAAGATTCCCCCATATACCTCCTGTTATTTCGGATAGAAGCGGcgtgcatccaccgtgaacccgcggtcacacggcggccacgaggTATAAAATACGCCCTAATACTATAAGTAcgaccaatgacatttaaaggtataggtattagctatccaacgtggaaatgccacgagcgttatgggcacctttgtggcgggaatggcgaggggcgagttatttgactaggttttagttttctattgtaattgaaaataattttaatatgattaataaatattcacacgtttaaaggtacttataatatgtaggtatggcttaaatatttgcaaatacatgtaatcgttaatcttacctatttatttaaacctacttaaaatatgtatttaagcatttttattttaattacaatagatatacgactacaaacttaaacgaattattcggtaggtagttatttcatgtattaatcgcgataatttcataaatcattatttatttataaaaggaagtaggtagggtaccgttaccatttcgcaaatttattgctcccgaacttagtgccgtgcggccgacatacatcgcgttgcgccagttgcgcacccgactgctttcccgcggttttcctgcaatctgcgcttgaggggtggggtaactcgaatcggtgcggggcggagcgtggccattctgtacgttagtactattatatattctttGCCACAGCTTTAACGAGGTCGGCATTAATTTAATCTGGTCCGCACCACATGAATTGGATCTTCATGACCCGATGCCCAATGACCCGATATCCACACTAAATTATTGGCTCTATCTACTTACGAACTTGATTATCCTAAAAACCATTCTATTACTATCTATTATAATTCAAATACTAAcgacatttaataaataaataaatatttatacgcaGATAATGACCCTTAAATATAAACAAGCATTTCAAATAGGTCCTTTCAACCCACAAACGCTTTAACAAAAAGTCGTCTGTCGAATCCTATACAGATTAGATATAAATTAGTATACAACCAAGCACTACAATGTTAAAGTAACAGGTTTTAACAAACATAAGCGGTAAGTTTTTAAACGCCCTGTATAGATTAGATATACCACCAGCCAGTATAGtaaattagcattcattgcGAAGTAACACCAGATCATTGCATGGCTGGATTTTATCGTGTACAGTCTTTACtccaccttttttttttattcgactggatggcaaacgagcaagtgggtctcctgatggtaagagatcaccaccgcccataaacatctgtaacacaagggctattgcagatgcgttgccaacctagaggcctaagatgggatacctcaagtgccagtaatttcaccggctgccttactctccacgccgaaacacaacagtgcaagcactgctgcttcacggcaggattagcgagcaagatggtggtagcaatccaggcggaccttgcacaaggtcctaccacctgcaaaacaaaaGCTTTGttgggatagaaaaaaaaatgcttgatcatttaacttatttaattaacaattttttattggttcattcacaaaaaaaacagtgacgCCGCGAGCGAAAAAGCAGTAAAAGAGATAGAAAGAGATAGAGGCGCCTCTGGACGCGTGATGAAAAAGCAAAATTTCGTACAacaggaaataaaataatattattattattattttttattcgactggatggcaaacggtTCTTTGGTAaacatgtcatcatcatcatcatgtcagccgaaagacgtccactgctggacataggcctcccccaaggctctccactcagaccggtcttgtgctttctgcatccaccgcgatcccgcgatcttaaccaagtcgtcgctccatcttgttggaggcctaccgacagctcgtctccctgtccgcggacgccattcgagaaccttctgaccccatcggccatcagtcctgcgagcaatgtgccccgcccactgccactttagtttcgcaattcttcgggctatgtcggtaaccttagttctactgcggatatcatcatttttaattctatcccgcagaaaaccccgagcatagccctctccatagccctctgagtgactttgagtttacAAACAACATGTAAACATGTGtagctttattatttaaaaacaaaatactatgTAGTTACACTCAAGGCAGAATTCACTGCATACGCCTAtaatagatacaatacaatacaataagtacaaatattattttttcaaacatgacatgaaatattgacgttgggCTACAAATATGTATATTGTAATGCTTAGAACTTGTGCTCAATCTGCGCCTGCACCGCGACGTCGGGTTTGCCGTGTCCGCTGTGTGACACGGTCCCTCCCGCAGACACCTCCGTGTTCTTGTCTAGGTTCCATTTACCAGCCCCTGTCGCTGATATCTGGAAAATAAACGATTTTCTTTCATAATTTGTTTGTAATCCAGTGCCTGTTGGTTGGGAGGTGATGTTGATGGTTGACTCAGTAAGACAGTCGTTTTTCTCTTTAAGAACATTCCTGCATCTTGAAGCCCGTCTTTTCTGACCCGAGGCCTTATTGTGTATCACACTTGGagtcacaatcgttttcaccacttttttctgtcataTAGTAGAAGACGAGTGTAGAAAGGGATGGTGAATgtgatcgcgaacgtcagcgcgttagacaatacggcctcaggtagATGAGCATAATCGACTAACCAAAATAGTCAAACAAGTCAAATATTCTTACTTACAcattatacaatataatatctGAAATAGTTTTTCAATACTATTTATTGTGGTCTACGCATCTACTGGACAACGAAAACTGGCAGCAAATAAATATTGCCGGCGCGCAGTgcggaaaaaaaaa
It contains:
- the LOC141440509 gene encoding gloverin-like, producing MQYTFVSLAALVSVATSAKWTQSEKNMCDLDPVLCRLYFKDRFGPGLSGKPNDITWNKQIGNGKVFGTLGSTDQALFGQAGYKQVIFNDARGKLEGQAQGTRVLSPNGDSSHLGGTLKWSNDNANAALDVSKQIGGPTSISATGAGKWNLDKNTEVSAGGTVSHSGHGKPDVAVQAQIEHKF